In Perca fluviatilis chromosome 18, GENO_Pfluv_1.0, whole genome shotgun sequence, one genomic interval encodes:
- the stx7l gene encoding syntaxin-7, which translates to MAYQAGSPEEPSALVHNISSNIQKLTLLTSELQRAVSLLGTEQDSSQLRQTLQQKQQQGNQLAKETDRLIKAFSALPVGPDQRQRKIQKERLVNDFSAALNSFQKTQRQAANQEREFVARVRASSRVSGGHPDDSFGNVPNFLGDSQVQAQTEAITEEDLRLIQERESSIRQLESDITDINDIFKDLGMMVHEQGDMIDSIEANVENADVNVQSATQQLARAADYQRSSRKKICILMILLAVVAVVIGLIIWGAVKK; encoded by the exons ATGGCCTACCAGGCTGGGTCTCCAGAGGAGCCCAGTGCTTTGGTTCACAATATCAGTTCCAACATCCAGAAGCTGACGCTGCtga CCTCGGAGCTGCAGAGGGCAGTTTCTCTGCTTGGAACAGAGCAAGACAGCAGCCAGCTACGACAGACGCT gcaacagaaacaacaGCAAGGCAACCAGCTAGCGAAGGAGACTGACAGACTGATCAAGGCATTCAGTGCACTTCCTGTTGGCCCAGATCAG CGGCAGAGGAAGATACAAAAAGAGCGTCTGGTGAATGACTTCTCCGCTGCCCTGAACAGCTTCCAGAAGACCCAGCGGCAGGCGGCCAACcaagagagagagtttgtggcCAGAGTCCGAGCCAGCTCCAGGGTTTCG GGAGGACACCCTGATGACAGCTTTGGAAATGTGCCTAATTTCCTTGG TGATTCTCAGGTGCAGGCTCAGACTGAGGCCATCACTGAAGAAGACTTGAGGCTGATCCAGGAGAGAGAGTCGTCCATCAGGCAGTTGGAG TCGGACATCACCGATATCAATGACATCTTCAAGGACCTGGGGATGATGGTCCATGAGCAGGGAGACATGATAG ACAGTATAGAAGCCAATGTGGAGAATGCAGATGTGAATGTCCAGAGCGCCACACAGCAGCTGGCACGTGCTGCAGACTATCAG CGGAGCTCCCGGAAGAAGATATGCATCCTGATGATATTGTTGGCTGTAGTTGCTGTTGTTATTGGACTTATCATCTGGGGCGCAGTCAAAAAATGa